From the Helianthus annuus cultivar XRQ/B chromosome 17, HanXRQr2.0-SUNRISE, whole genome shotgun sequence genome, the window TAACCAGAGTTATCATTATGCCTATGTCACATCTTTGTTTAGTGAAGGGAGTTCTCAACAAATTGTATTCCATTTCTTAATCCTATTTCAGTAATAGATACCGACATGTTCTTGAATATTGGTTAACACAATGTCACAATGTATCGGTTTAGACGATTCACTACATGTATACACCCAGTGGCGGAACTAGTCTATTAAATTAGAGGTattcaaaaaattttttttaccgtgcaatcatacaatattaaaagacaggcaataaataaataaaataaaacaaatagcTAATAGATTTGTCATtttctttttttcatagcttAAAATCATTCCATCACGTCGTCCACTTTtactttatgaaaaaaaaaatcattttcgacTACATAAACCATGGCATTGTTCAAAAATTCCgggcccattcgattgcgtaTAAAACAGGCCCATTGGCGCCCCCATAATCAACAATTAAATGGAcctcttttattattatttttggtcTTGGACTAATGGGCTAGCTTAATAGGCTATTAACAATTATGTTTGAGCTTGTAAAAAGAATTAGATTTACACTGTTATACTATCCTATTTTTATGGTTAGTGGCATCCTTGTATTTTTTAGGGATATTCTTTgtataaaaacgaaaaaaaaataacactgtaaatacggggttgagccgtagcccgtgttATGGCTGCTTATATTGTGGTTCCGCCCCTGTATACACCTACATCGTTAATGTATAACATAATTATTtacatggttgtaaaagtcccgcctaggctccgagtactccccgagtactcgctacaaggtaggctgccgaggcacgagtactggtctcccaggccaattactccccgagtaatctccgcctaagccgagtacttcccgagtactctcgaatccgactagggagcgcctagcgactttttgCAACCATGATTATTTATAAAGATTTTTTTAAATAGCTAATTAACCTACTTCTAAATACTTCATTTTACACAAAGTGGGACATAAAGCATAAGGAAATATACCTTAGACTACATGTTGTGGAAGCCGTGATCGGCGGCGCTAGCCACGTCGAAGGCCACCTGACTCGCGAACACCACAACAGTGCCCCACGATGGCCGGCACGAGCGAGCCAAGGTGAGTATGGTAGCGGGGTTTTTCGACCTTTGGAGGTGTGGGATTCCGAGCCAttgttttgaataaaaaaattacaaaaattttACAAATAAAGCCCGAAAGTCACACATTTCTcccatatttaaaaaaaaaaaactctattgCTCTCACAAAAAATGGAATGGAATGTATTTTCTTCATCTGATTCTTTCGAAGAAGACGATCTCATTATTGAAGCGGGTATGGTAACACTAAACTACTTGGTTGAATGGTCTCAAAGGCGACGAGGGCTAACGAGACAACTACCACTTGATCGTGACCAAGAGGGAACTACAAATTTAGAAataataaagataaaaaaaaaaaaactgaaaactcGCTCAAGCCACTGCTCACCTAAACCACAATATTACAGGATAAATCCAAGTACTCACCTAGAAGACAACAAGTAATCTTAATAAACACCTTGATGCTATAATATAAATATTGTCATAACCGAACTACAATCATCACTTCTCCAAAAAATATATCCCAAACAAGAAATTGGTCAACATGACTATAGTCAAAGCATGAGTTCAGTTAACAATAAAGCGAACCTCTGCCAAAAGACAGAAAGAAACACATATTTCCCACCAATCTCCACTTTCCTCATTCTTTTAACACATAAAAAAGTAAGTGCACACTAACGGCGTCAAGTGACCAAGTAAATAGGCATGGGAGATGCCGAGATCTTGCAACTTTGATCAACGTTGACTTCAGTCAAACTAACGTACGGTATATCCAAATCACCTTTCCGGACCGGTGTAATTGTTCCAGCTAGTGGTCCAGACGACGGCCTACTAGTGGACAAACGGTGGTAAGTAGGAGTGGAATTTCCACTCCTACTTTCCGCTAAATACACCGGTCCAGACACCGCCCGAACTCCCCCACCGTCTCCATACACAACGTTGGATGACGGTGGGGAGGCAGTTCGTTTGCGTTTGAAAAAATGCAAGGCGTGTTTCCACCAACGTTTACGACTCTTTTTAATCTTCTTGCTATTGTCGTCTTTAGTAACGGGTTTTTGGAGCTTGAAATGGAGGGTGTCGATGTTGGATCTGGATGAACATGTTTCACGTTTGTGTTTTCTTGCTTCTTCTAACACCTGTAGAAGTAAAGAGatattgattattattattatatttatgaCTATTAGTCAGATGTTGTGAAGGGAGAAATGGGACCTGGAAATAGTCGAATTGAGAGTCGAAGCCGTAGTCGCTGAAATGTTGAGGCTCATGAAGAGAGAAAATGGGGGATTGGGTGGTGTTCATGATTTTGCAATCACAGTGTCAGTAAGTGAGATACAGGTACGAATGGGTAGGTTTGAGTATTGGGATAAATAGAGGGGGGTTGAGGTGTTAACCACAgctaaatataataataataataataataataataataataataataataataataataataataataattattggGCAAAATATATTGAAAATTTCACTTTTCTTTTGTTTGTTAGgtgatgtttgttttttttagatAAAGACTGTCTGCAGTCTTATTTCAGCTGATTTtatgtctgcaactgaagatgtggtctGAAGGTCTGTAAGCTGAAAATATAATACTGTTTGTTTTATAAGCTGGATATAAGCTGAAAAAAAACCATaatacaaccaccaccaccaccactacactgcccaaaccaccaccaccactcaaacccgtcacaaaaaataaaaaaaaaaacgaatctGGCTAGAAAAAAAGTAACAACTTCAATATCCACTAATCttctaaacccacaaaaaaaaaaaaaaatcaaacaaatttcTAAACTTTAACCTATCAAACTCAAACACAGATCCAATATCAATAAACCTAACTTTTGAAATCAAACAACTTCAAAACCCACCGTAACCTTCAGACCACTTAACTTCAAAATCATAAAAAACGACCACTTAACTTTTGAAATCAAACAACTTCAAAACCCACCGTCACCTTCAGACCAAATACCTTTTTCCGGCCAAATTCGTCAGTCGTCACCATAAATTTCAGGATCTTCTCGAATCTTGATCATCACTATAAATTTCAAGATCCCAATTTCAAACAACCCATCTGAAAATTTCCAACTGAAATcgaaaacaacaacaaaaacccacaaatttTCTGTAAAAAAGATACAACCTTTGAACCTTTCAACTAATCTTGATCTGAATTCGAACCTTTTTCAGTTCTTTAATGGCTGCTAAACAAGATAAAGCAATCGGAATCGATCAGATGAGtcgacgagagagagagaagctgGAGAGAaagaggtggaggtggtggtggcggtgtaattgtggatgtggtggtgggttgaaggtgaCGGTGGAGGAGGGTTGAAGGtgaaggtggaggtggtggtggtggtggtggtggtgggttttaaggagggagagagagagaggaggaaGATTTGAAGATCTG encodes:
- the LOC110922368 gene encoding uncharacterized protein LOC110922368, whose protein sequence is MNTTQSPIFSLHEPQHFSDYGFDSQFDYFQVLEEARKHKRETCSSRSNIDTLHFKLQKPVTKDDNSKKIKKSRKRWWKHALHFFKRKRTASPPSSNVVYGDGGGVRAVSGPVYLAESRSGNSTPTYHRLSTSRPSSGPLAGTITPVRKGDLDIPYVSLTEVNVDQSCKISASPMPIYLVT